A DNA window from Onthophagus taurus isolate NC chromosome 1, IU_Otau_3.0, whole genome shotgun sequence contains the following coding sequences:
- the S1 gene encoding membrane-bound transcription factor site-1 protease isoform X1, which produces MAPVFALYIILTVLFPLFRCEDFYTTSENHVESPLCCNLTVTERIDVDYSSKVIENEYIVTFDGYYKSNARASYITAALNNSGIKSWKILSRENPASDYPSDFDVVLIEETDKSLGLDALTDHPSIKRVTSQRMVLRTLKFINTHEYVRRGRNSLSQNGQFWQATGRHTSRRLLRAIPRQITSVLQADALWNMGITGKGIKVAVFDTGLSKTHPHFRKIKERTNWTNEKTLDDGLGHGTFVAGLIASSKECLGFAPDSELHIFRVFTNNQVSYTSWFLDAFNYAILKKINVLNLSIGGPDFKDHPFVDKVWELTANRVIMVSAIGNDGPLYGTLNNPADQMDVIGVGGIDFEDHIAKFSSRGMTTWELPQGYGRVKPDIVTYGAGVRGPNIKGGCRSLSGTSVASPVVAGAVTLLASGVLHRGDDINPASVKQALIASARRIPGVNMFEQGHGKLNLVKAYQILNSYKPQASLIPSYIDLSECPYMWPYCTQPMYAGAMPVVVNVTILNGLGVSGHIIGKPQWFPYTPQNGQYLDVAFSYSELLWPWSGWLAVSLSVNPKGIGYEGVAQGHISLTVQSPPAQGESEPRQSTVILPIRAKIIPTPPRHKRLLWDQYHNLRYPPGYFPRDNLKIKNDPLDWNGDHIHTNFKDMYQHLRNSGYYIEVLGSPFNCFDASQYGTLLIVDPEEEYFPEEISKIKRDVDAGLSIIIFADWYNVTVMKRVKFYDENTRQWWMPDTGGANVPALNDLLALWGVELGNKVFDGPFKFGDHEMYYASGTSIAKFPDDGVLISQKLKDQGQQILDPDGDHEETYNAPILGLMQSKASDKSGRLVVYGDSNCIDASHMDKACYWMLDAILEYTSSAHMPLIFKNNRMIDTAAKVETDVPERMEGNKLYRYSKVLDNHLGDSQAKALPQCPQLVWAQPVPLNISAPTNFYQSQRLLSLTEETPIPIAPVSHQFRDASGQDESVEVFKWRRKQPEILLEKTIVKQYNLTPIILISITGVLFLLLVRMCYKRPKNKKRKSRIRAICGSLIPW; this is translated from the exons ATGGCCCCTGTTTTTGCtctatatattatattaacgGTGCTTTTCCCGCTGTTTCGTTGCGAGGATTTTTACACAACTTCCGAAAATCATGTGGAATCTCCGCTGTGCTGTAACCTGACCGTTACTGAACGAATTGATGTGGATTATTCTTCGAAAGTGATTGAAAATGAGTATATCGTTACTTTTGATGGATATTATAAAAGCAATGCAAGAGCATCGTATATAACTGCAGCTTTAAATAATTCCGGGATAAAAAGTTGGAAGATTTTGTCGAGAGAAAATCCGGCTAGTGATTATCCAAGTGATTTTGATGTAGTATTAATTGAAGAAACTGATAAATCGCTTGGTTTAGATGCTTTAACTGACCATCCGTCAATTAAAAGAGTTACATCGCAACGAATGGTGCTTAGaaccttaaaatttataaacacaCACGAATATGTAAGAAGAGGTAGAAATAGTTTATCACAAAATGGTCAATTTTGGCAAGCAACAGGTCGGCACACAAGTCGAAGATTACTTAGAGCAATTCCTAGACAAATAACTTCCGTTTTACAAGCAGATGCATTATGGAACATGGGAATTACCGGAAAAGGTATTAAAGTAGCCGTTTTTGATACAGGCCTCTCGAAAACGCACccacattttcgaaaaattaaagaacgTACGAATTGGACTAACGAAAAAACTTTAGATGATGGTTTAGGACACGGTACATTTGTCGCAGGGCTTATAGCATCCAGTAAGGAATGTTTAGGTTTCGCCCCCGACTCAGAACTCCATATTTTCCGCGTTTTCACAAATAATCAAGTATCATATACTTCGTGGTTCTTAGACGCGTTTAATTACgccattttaaagaagatcaATGTACTTAATTTAAGCATAGGAGGGCCGGATTTTAAAGATCATCCTTTTGTTGATAAAGTTTGGGAATTAACGGCTAATCGGGTTATTATGGTCTCTGCAATTGGAAACGATGGGCCACTTTATGGAACTTTGAATAATCCAGCTGATCAAATGGATGTTATTGGAGTTGGTGGAATTGATTTTGAGGATCATATCGCTAAGTTTTCTTCTAGGGGGATGACTACATGGGAATTACCACaag gttatggaCGTGTTAAACCTGATATAGTAACATATGGAGCTGGTGTACGTGGTCCAAACATAAAAGGAGGTTGTCGCTCACTTTCTGGTACGAGTGTGGCTTCTCCAGTTGTAGCAGGAGCGGTTACTTTATTAGCCAGTGGAGTTTTGCATCGTGGAGATGATATTAACCCCGCAAGCGTAAAGCAGGCGCTAATTGCTTCTGCTAGGCGAATTCCGGGGGTGAATATGTTTGAGCAGGGTcatggaaaattaaatttagtgaaagcttatcaaattttaaacagTTATAAACCACAG GCTAGTTTAATTCCAAGTTATATAGATCTTAGTGAATGTCCATACATGTGGCCGTATTGTACTCAACCTATGTACGCAGGAGCAATGCCCGTGGTTGTAAATGTAACCATTTTAAATGGTTTAGGTGTTTCTGGGCATATAATCGGCAAACCACAATGGTTTCCGTATACCCCACAAAACGGTCAGTATTTGGATGTGGCCTTTTCATATTCAGAGCTTTTATGGCCCTGGTCAGGTTGGCTTGCGGTAAGCTTATCAGTAAATCCTAAAGGGATTGGGTATGAAGGGGTTGCTCAAGGGCATATTAGCTTAACTGTGCAATCGCCTCCCGCTCAAGGGGAATCAGAACCTAGACAAAGTACTGTTATTTTACCAATtag AGCAAAAATTATTCCTACACCCCCACGTCATAAAAGATTATTATGGGACCAATATCATAATCTTAGATACCCCCCGGGTTATTTTCCAAGAGataatttaaagattaaaaacgATCCTTTAGATTGGAATGGTGATCACATTCAcactaattttaaagatatgtATCAACACCTTAGAAATTCCGGTTATTACATAGAAGTTCTTGGTTCtccttttaattgttttgatgCTTCACAATACGGAACTTTATTAATAGTAGATCCAGAAGAAGAATATTTCCCGGAAgaaatctcaaaaataaaacgagaCGTCGATGCGggtttatcaataataatttttgccGATTGGTACAACGTAACGGTGATGAAACGGGTTAAGTTTTACGATGAAAACACGAGACAATGGTGGATGCCGGATACCGGAGGAGCCAATGTTCCAGCTTTAAACGATTTATTGGCACTTTGGGGTGTCGAATTGGGAAATAAAGTGTTTGATGGTCCGTTTAAATTCGGCGATCACGAAATGTATTACGCCTCAGGAACAAGTATTGCTAAATTTCCCGATGACGGTGTATTAATctcccaaaaattaaaagatcaGGGACAACAAATTTTAGATCCAGATGGTGATCACGAAGAAACTTACAATGCCCCAATTTTGGGTTTAATGCAAAGTAAAGCGTCCGATAAAAGTGGGCGTTTAGTCGTGTATGGTGATTCAAATTGTATAGACGCGAGTCACATGGATAAAGCGTGTTATTGGATGTTGGACGCGATTTTAGAATATACTTCATCGGCTCATATGCCACTTATATTTAAGAATAATCGGATGATCGATACGGCCGCTAAAGTTGAGACGGATGTACCGGAACGGATGGAAGGAAATAAGTTGTATAGATACTCTAAAGTTCTCGATAATCACTTGGGCGATTCCCAAGCGAAAGCTTTACCACAATGTCCTCAATTGGTTTGGGCACAACCTGTTCCGCTTAATATTTCAGCACCgacaaatttttatcaatcgCAACGATTGCTTTCATTAACTGAAGAAACACCAATTCCTATTGCACCTGTTAGTCATCAATTTAGAG ATGCATCGGGTCAAGATGAATCCGTTGAAGTGTTCAAATGGCGTAGAAAACAACCGGAAATTCTTTTAGAGAAGACTATTGTTAAACAATACAACCTCAcgccaattattttaataagcaTAACTGGAGTGTTATTTTTGCTGCTAGTGCGGATGTGTTATAAACGTCCAAAAAATAAGAAGCGAAAATCGCGAATTAGGGCAATTTGTGGAAGTTTAATTCCGTGGTAA
- the S1 gene encoding membrane-bound transcription factor site-1 protease isoform X2: MAPVFALYIILTVLFPLFRCEDFYTTSENHVESPLCCNLTVTERIDVDYSSKVIENEYIVTFDGYYKSNARASYITAALNNSGIKSWKILSRENPASDYPSDFDVVLIEETDKSLGLDALTDHPSIKRVTSQRMVLRTLKFINTHEYVRRGRNSLSQNGQFWQATGRHTSRRLLRAIPRQITSVLQADALWNMGITGKGIKVAVFDTGLSKTHPHFRKIKERTNWTNEKTLDDGLGHGTFVAGLIASSKECLGFAPDSELHIFRVFTNNQVSYTSWFLDAFNYAILKKINVLNLSIGGPDFKDHPFVDKVWELTANRVIMVSAIGNDGPLYGTLNNPADQMDVIGVGGIDFEDHIAKFSSRGMTTWELPQGYGRVKPDIVTYGAGVRGPNIKGGCRSLSGTSVASPVVAGAVTLLASGVLHRGDDINPASVKQALIASARRIPGVNMFEQGHGKLNLVKAYQILNSYKPQASLIPSYIDLSECPYMWPYCTQPMYAGAMPVVVNVTILNGLGVSGHIIGKPQWFPYTPQNGQYLDVAFSYSELLWPWSGWLAVSLSVNPKGIGYEGVAQGHISLTVQSPPAQGESEPRQSTVILPIRAKIIPTPPRHKRLLWDQYHNLRYPPGYFPRDNLKIKNDPLDWNGDHIHTNFKDMYQHLRNSGYYIEVLGSPFNCFDASQYGTLLIVDPEEEYFPEEISKIKRDVDAGLSIIIFADWYNVTVMKRVKFYDENTRQWWMPDTGGANVPALNDLLALWGVELGNKVFDGPFKFGDHEMYYASGTSIAKFPDDGVLISQKLKDQGQQILDPDGDHEETYNAPILGLMQSKASDKSGRLVVYGDSNCIDASHMDKACYWMLDAILEYTSSAHMPLIFKNNRMIDTAAKVETDVPERMEGNKLYRYSKVLDNHLGDSQAKALPQCPQLVWAQPVPLNISAPTNFYQSQRLLSLTEETPIPIAPVSHQFRV, translated from the exons ATGGCCCCTGTTTTTGCtctatatattatattaacgGTGCTTTTCCCGCTGTTTCGTTGCGAGGATTTTTACACAACTTCCGAAAATCATGTGGAATCTCCGCTGTGCTGTAACCTGACCGTTACTGAACGAATTGATGTGGATTATTCTTCGAAAGTGATTGAAAATGAGTATATCGTTACTTTTGATGGATATTATAAAAGCAATGCAAGAGCATCGTATATAACTGCAGCTTTAAATAATTCCGGGATAAAAAGTTGGAAGATTTTGTCGAGAGAAAATCCGGCTAGTGATTATCCAAGTGATTTTGATGTAGTATTAATTGAAGAAACTGATAAATCGCTTGGTTTAGATGCTTTAACTGACCATCCGTCAATTAAAAGAGTTACATCGCAACGAATGGTGCTTAGaaccttaaaatttataaacacaCACGAATATGTAAGAAGAGGTAGAAATAGTTTATCACAAAATGGTCAATTTTGGCAAGCAACAGGTCGGCACACAAGTCGAAGATTACTTAGAGCAATTCCTAGACAAATAACTTCCGTTTTACAAGCAGATGCATTATGGAACATGGGAATTACCGGAAAAGGTATTAAAGTAGCCGTTTTTGATACAGGCCTCTCGAAAACGCACccacattttcgaaaaattaaagaacgTACGAATTGGACTAACGAAAAAACTTTAGATGATGGTTTAGGACACGGTACATTTGTCGCAGGGCTTATAGCATCCAGTAAGGAATGTTTAGGTTTCGCCCCCGACTCAGAACTCCATATTTTCCGCGTTTTCACAAATAATCAAGTATCATATACTTCGTGGTTCTTAGACGCGTTTAATTACgccattttaaagaagatcaATGTACTTAATTTAAGCATAGGAGGGCCGGATTTTAAAGATCATCCTTTTGTTGATAAAGTTTGGGAATTAACGGCTAATCGGGTTATTATGGTCTCTGCAATTGGAAACGATGGGCCACTTTATGGAACTTTGAATAATCCAGCTGATCAAATGGATGTTATTGGAGTTGGTGGAATTGATTTTGAGGATCATATCGCTAAGTTTTCTTCTAGGGGGATGACTACATGGGAATTACCACaag gttatggaCGTGTTAAACCTGATATAGTAACATATGGAGCTGGTGTACGTGGTCCAAACATAAAAGGAGGTTGTCGCTCACTTTCTGGTACGAGTGTGGCTTCTCCAGTTGTAGCAGGAGCGGTTACTTTATTAGCCAGTGGAGTTTTGCATCGTGGAGATGATATTAACCCCGCAAGCGTAAAGCAGGCGCTAATTGCTTCTGCTAGGCGAATTCCGGGGGTGAATATGTTTGAGCAGGGTcatggaaaattaaatttagtgaaagcttatcaaattttaaacagTTATAAACCACAG GCTAGTTTAATTCCAAGTTATATAGATCTTAGTGAATGTCCATACATGTGGCCGTATTGTACTCAACCTATGTACGCAGGAGCAATGCCCGTGGTTGTAAATGTAACCATTTTAAATGGTTTAGGTGTTTCTGGGCATATAATCGGCAAACCACAATGGTTTCCGTATACCCCACAAAACGGTCAGTATTTGGATGTGGCCTTTTCATATTCAGAGCTTTTATGGCCCTGGTCAGGTTGGCTTGCGGTAAGCTTATCAGTAAATCCTAAAGGGATTGGGTATGAAGGGGTTGCTCAAGGGCATATTAGCTTAACTGTGCAATCGCCTCCCGCTCAAGGGGAATCAGAACCTAGACAAAGTACTGTTATTTTACCAATtag AGCAAAAATTATTCCTACACCCCCACGTCATAAAAGATTATTATGGGACCAATATCATAATCTTAGATACCCCCCGGGTTATTTTCCAAGAGataatttaaagattaaaaacgATCCTTTAGATTGGAATGGTGATCACATTCAcactaattttaaagatatgtATCAACACCTTAGAAATTCCGGTTATTACATAGAAGTTCTTGGTTCtccttttaattgttttgatgCTTCACAATACGGAACTTTATTAATAGTAGATCCAGAAGAAGAATATTTCCCGGAAgaaatctcaaaaataaaacgagaCGTCGATGCGggtttatcaataataatttttgccGATTGGTACAACGTAACGGTGATGAAACGGGTTAAGTTTTACGATGAAAACACGAGACAATGGTGGATGCCGGATACCGGAGGAGCCAATGTTCCAGCTTTAAACGATTTATTGGCACTTTGGGGTGTCGAATTGGGAAATAAAGTGTTTGATGGTCCGTTTAAATTCGGCGATCACGAAATGTATTACGCCTCAGGAACAAGTATTGCTAAATTTCCCGATGACGGTGTATTAATctcccaaaaattaaaagatcaGGGACAACAAATTTTAGATCCAGATGGTGATCACGAAGAAACTTACAATGCCCCAATTTTGGGTTTAATGCAAAGTAAAGCGTCCGATAAAAGTGGGCGTTTAGTCGTGTATGGTGATTCAAATTGTATAGACGCGAGTCACATGGATAAAGCGTGTTATTGGATGTTGGACGCGATTTTAGAATATACTTCATCGGCTCATATGCCACTTATATTTAAGAATAATCGGATGATCGATACGGCCGCTAAAGTTGAGACGGATGTACCGGAACGGATGGAAGGAAATAAGTTGTATAGATACTCTAAAGTTCTCGATAATCACTTGGGCGATTCCCAAGCGAAAGCTTTACCACAATGTCCTCAATTGGTTTGGGCACAACCTGTTCCGCTTAATATTTCAGCACCgacaaatttttatcaatcgCAACGATTGCTTTCATTAACTGAAGAAACACCAATTCCTATTGCACCTGTTAGTCATCAATTTAGAG TCTAA